CGCCGCCGGTCGCGAGGCCGAAGGCGCCCACCGCGCCGAGCGCGGCCGTGCCGAGGAATCCGCGTCGCGTCAGGCCGCCCATCAGCGCAGCCCCTCGCCGATCGCGTGGACGAGCTCGCCGTCGGCGGTGTCGCCGCTGAGCTCCCAGAAGAAGGCGCCGCCGAGGCCCTGATCCTTCGCCCAGCTCATCTTGCCGGCGATGGTCTCGGGGGTGTCGTAGCTCCACCACTGGCCGTCGCAGAAGGCGTAGGCGGTGCCGCCGACCTCGCCGGTCGCGGGGCAGCGCTCCTTGAGCACCTTGTAGTCCTCGATGCCGGGCTCGTACTGGCCGGGCGCGGGGCCCGTCGCGGTGCCGCCGGGGGCCTCCTGCGTGACGCCCGTCCAGCCGCGGCCGTAGAAGCCGATGCCGAGCAGGATCTTCTCGCTCGGGACGCCGAGGCTCGTGAGCTTCGCGATCGCGGTCTCGGAGTCGAAGCCGGGGTTCGGCGCGCCCGCGAAGTCGGTGAGCGGCGAGTGCGGGGCGGTCGGACCCTGCGCCGCGAAGGCGCCGTAGTAGTCGTAGGTCATGGGCATGATCCAGTCGAGGTACTGGGCGGCCCCGCCGTAGTCGGCGAGGTCCATCTTGCCGCCGTCGGTGCCGTCGGCCGTGATCGCGCTCGTCACGAGGTCGGTGCCGAACTCGTCGCGGAGGGCCTTGATGACCTCGCGGTAGGCATCCGGGCCGGACGTGTCGCAGCTGAGGCCGCACGCGTTCGGGTACTCCCAGTCGATGTCGATGCCGTCGAACACGTCGGCCCAGCGCGGGTCCTCGACGAGCGCGCGGCACGACTGCGCGAAGGCGACCGGGTTCTGCGCCGCCTGACCGAAGCCGCCCGACCAGGACCAGCCGCCGAACGACCAGATCACCTTGAGGTCGGGGTTCGCGGCCTTGAGCTTGCGG
The Homoserinibacter sp. YIM 151385 DNA segment above includes these coding regions:
- a CDS encoding glycoside hydrolase family 18 protein; translation: MKGKTMKSASTGRHAPEASRRRRIGGAIALATAALLALPLAPAIAQTGPATTAGAATATTAGATTTTATTTTTAAAAAADRKVVGYFAEWGVYNRNYDVKNIATSGSAEELTHILYAFGNVTNGACQIGESYPAYEKAHTAEESVDGVADTWDQELRGNFNQLRKLKAANPDLKVIWSFGGWSWSGGFGQAAQNPVAFAQSCRALVEDPRWADVFDGIDIDWEYPNACGLSCDTSGPDAYREVIKALRDEFGTDLVTSAITADGTDGGKMDLADYGGAAQYLDWIMPMTYDYYGAFAAQGPTAPHSPLTDFAGAPNPGFDSETAIAKLTSLGVPSEKILLGIGFYGRGWTGVTQEAPGGTATGPAPGQYEPGIEDYKVLKERCPATGEVGGTAYAFCDGQWWSYDTPETIAGKMSWAKDQGLGGAFFWELSGDTADGELVHAIGEGLR